A region of Solanum dulcamara chromosome 7, daSolDulc1.2, whole genome shotgun sequence DNA encodes the following proteins:
- the LOC129896713 gene encoding protein transport protein SEC13 homolog B-like encodes MPSQKIESGHTDTVHDVAMDYYGKRLATASSDCTIKITGVSSSSSQQLATISGHQGPVWQVAWAHPKFGSLLASCSSDGKVIIWKEGTQNEWSLARVFDDHKASVNAIAWAPHELGLCLACGSSDGNISIFTARSEDVWETLRIDQAHPVGVTSVSWAPSTAPGSLVGSELLNPVPKLASGGCDNTVKVWKLFDGIWKLDCFPALQMHTDWVRDVAWAPNLGLPKSTIASASEDGRVIIWTVGKEGNQWEGKVLKDFGAPVWRVSWSLTGNILAVANGNNNVTLWNEAVDGEWQPVTTVDT; translated from the coding sequence ATGCCTTCACAGAAGATAGAAAGTGGGCATACTGACACGGTCCACGATGTGGCAATGGATTACTATGGTAAGCGTCTGGCAACAGCTTCTTCCGACTGCACCATTAAGATAACAGGGGTCAGCAGTTCGTCTTCGCAGCAACTGGCTACTATAAGTGGTCACCAAGGACCAGTGTGGCAAGTAGCTTGGGCTCACCCTAAGTTTGGTTCCCtccttgcttcttgttcttctgaTGGAAAGGTAATTATCTGGAAGGAAGGTACTCAAAATGAGTGGAGCTTAGCACGTGTTTTTGATGACCATAAAGCTTCAGTCAATGCAATAGCTTGGGCTCCTCATGAATTGGGCCTTTGTTTGGCTTGTGGATCTTCTGATGGGAACATTTCCATTTTCACTGCAAGATCAGAAGATGTGTGGGAGACATTACGAATCGATCAGGCTCATCCAGTAGGTGTTACATCTGTTTCGTGGGCGCCATCAACAGCTCCTGGCTCTCTTGTAGGCTCTGAACTGCTTAATCCTGTTCCAAAGCTTGCATCTGGTGGCTGTGACAATACAGTTAAAGTGTGGAAGCTTTTTGATGGAATTTGGAAGTTGGATTGCTTCCCAGCTCTTCAAATGCACACTGATTGGGTCAGGGACGTCGCTTGGGCCCCTAACTTGGGGctaccaaagtcaactatcgCGAGTGCTTCTGAAGATGGAAGAGTGATTATATGGACCGTTGGTAAAGAAGGCAATCAATGGGAGGGCAAAGTGTTGAAGGATTTTGGTGCCCCCGTTTGGAGAGTTTCATGGTCGCTAACAGGAAACATACTGGCTGTGGCTAATGGCAATAACAATGTGACATTGTGGAACGAAGCAGTGGATGGTGAATGGCAACCAGTGACGACAGTAGATACATAA
- the LOC129894981 gene encoding GATA transcription factor 12-like → MEASDFFVSGFFSHAGDEQNPNNNNNNNNGNNFSVDDLLVIPKEDEVMADAFFNSITGNSADSSTVTVVDSCNSSVSGGDGQFNGNLSCRSFTDAPFPNSELCVPFDDLAELEWLSNFVEESFSSDDVQNLQFIPVAKINSSTITTDSSSSATTISNGTNSPPAFPADTSVPGKARSKRSRAAPCDWSSRLQLLLSPATSSSESTNVSATNTTLAMAKASKAPSKKRESMETPGRKCLHCASDKTPQWRTGPLGPKTLCNACGVRYKSGRLVPEYRPASSPTFISARHSNSHRKVLELRRQKDLQRHQAHHQHQLLNQSSIFGVSNGGDEFLLHHHQNCGPNFRHLI, encoded by the exons aTGGAAGCATCGGATTTCTTCGTCAGCGGCTTTTTCTCACATGCCGGAGACGAACAAAATCcgaataacaacaataataataataacggaAATAATTTTTCTGTGGATGATCTTTTGGTTATCCCTAAGGAAGATGAAGTGATGGCCGACGCATTTTTCAACAGTATTACGGGAAATTCTGCTGATTCTTCCACCGTTACCGTCGTTGACAGCTGTAATTCCTCTGTTTCTGGTGGAGATGGCCAATTCAACGGCAACCTGAGCTGCCGCAGCTTCACCGATGCTCCGTTTCCTAACAGCGAACTCTGCGTTCCG TTCGATGACTTGGCTGAGCTTGAATGGCTCTCAAACTTTGTGGAGGAATCATTCTCAAGTGACGACGTTCAAAATCTTCAATTCATTCCTGTAGCAAAGATTAATTCCTCCACCATCACCACCGACAGTTCCTCCTCCGCCACCACAATTTCAAACGGAACTAACTCGCCACCTGCCTTTCCTGCTGACACCTCTGTACCTGGAAAAGCTCGCAGCAAGCGCTCACGCGCCGCTCCCTGCGACTGGTCCTCACGCCTCCAGTTGCTCTTATCCCCTGCCACGTCATCATCGGAGAGTACCAACGTCTCTGCTACTAACACTACTCTCGCCATGGCCAAAGCCAGCAAAGCTCCATCGAAGAAGCGAGAGAGCATGGAAACGCCGGGACGGAAATGCCTGCACTGTGCTTCTGATAAGACACCGCAGTGGCGCACAGGTCCTTTGGGTCCAAAGACTCTGTGTAATGCATGTGGAGTTAGGTACAAGTCCGGTAGGCTTGTGCCGGAATATCGTCCGGCGTCGAGTCCAACGTTTATCTCGGCGAGGCACTCGAATTCCCATCGGAAAGTTCTGGAGCTCCGGAGGCAAAAGGATCTCCAGAGACACCAAGCACATCACCAGCATCAGTTGCTTAATCAATCCTCAATTTTCGGTGTATCAAACGGTGGTGATGAATTCTTGCTTCATCATCACCAAAATTGTGGTCCAAATTTCAGGCATCTCATCTAG
- the LOC129895482 gene encoding uncharacterized protein LOC129895482 — MPLSSVSPFILLMANFCCSIEMEPKTLSQGRLNLAREVAVDIIQNTQSDEASNLFLEGGKAVVQIKEALVLIEEAEAVEQESCIGEVVKTNVAIEASCQCACPSAVIDDSPDQSKLKEPLSAPF, encoded by the exons ATGCCGTTGTCGAGTGTTTCTCCATTTATTCTTCTCATGGCTAACTTTTGCTGTTCCATTGAGATGGAGCCTAAGACATTAAGCCAAGGTCGACTCAACCTTGCTCGA GAAGTTGCTGTTGACATAATACAAAATACACAATCGGACGAAGCATCAAATCTATTTCTAGAG GGAGGAAAGGCAGTTGTTCAAATAAAGGAAGCCCTAGTGCTAATTGAGGAAGCAGAAGCAGTAGAACAAGAAAGTTGCATTGGGGAAGTAGTGAAAACAAACGTGGCGATCGAGGCATCCTGTCAATGCGCCTGTCCATCGGCGGTAATTGACGACTCGCCTGATCAATCTAAGCTCAAGGAACCACTTTCAGCTCCCTTTTGA